The window CTTCTGCGTTAAATATGGTACCTGTGGTGCTCATCATAATGATAACATCGTATTTTTCAAGGTTTTTATCATTAACCAACCCGGCATCCTCAGTCGTATAAACGGCAAAACGATGTTTTTTTGCCAATTTTTTTATGGCAGCTACTCCTTCAGGAATCGATTGGTGCCTAAAACCGGATGTTTTACTGATAACCAATGCTCTAAATTGTTGGGCTTGGCCTATGGTAGAAAAGGAAAGGACCAAGAGACTGGTAATCAGTAATGAAAGTATTTTGAATTTATTGATTAGGCTTTTCATAGGTTATTGCGTTTAAAATCAGGAACGATTATAGCATTTTTATTTAACAATATCGAATTTCTCTTTAGCTATCTTTCTACTGTAGGCATTAAAATGCCACCACTCTGAGCCAATACCTTTGAAACCTGCTTCTGTCATTATTTTCCTAAGCAATTGTCTGTTTTCAACTTGTAAAGCTGTTATTTTTCCTTCCTTTAGCATCTGCTCTTCCCTATCCGGATAAGCAGGGTATCCAAAAAAATCAAAATCTGTACCCATATCGAGTGTTTCTCCGGTATTGCTTTTGGCCAGGGTAAGATCCACCGCTACACCGAAATTGTGTAAACTCCCTTTTTGTGGGTTGGCCACATACAAAGGCTTGATGCTATCAGGCTTATCCAATTCATCCCATAAAATCTGTTGGACAGATTGAGGTCTTACTCCATCGTAAATTAGTAATGTAAGTGATGGGTGTGTTTTTTGTAAGGAATTGTGCACTATTTTTAGCATTTCAATAACTTCAGGTTGTAGATAGCAATTGGTGAGCTCCCCATACACATCTTTTCCAAAAAAGTTGTTAGTGGTTGAATACCTCAGATCTACGAATACTCCGGGGATTTCTTTTTGTACATTTAATAGGCCGGCATTCATAAGCCGTTTTTCCAATTCTCCTGTTATTGGAATGCTGTCTTTTTGATCAAGGTTAGCCGAAATGCTTTCCGTTGATTCAATTTCCTGAAGTTTTCCTGCTGTGATTTGGTTACTTGTTTCATTCCTTCCTTCCCTGCAAGCCGTTAGGCTCAATACCATCACTAGGAACGTTATTGTTTTTATCATTCCTCCTTGTGCAATAAATTGGTGCTTGCCTGAGCGGTGGGCAATACAATAACATCTGCTAAAACCACATGAGGAGGTCTGGTGACGGCAAACCTAACCACATCTGCTATATCTTCTGCTTTAAGAGGAGAAAAGCCTTTGTACACATTTTCAGCTTTGTCTTTGTCTCCTTTAAACCTAACCATAGAAAATTCAGTGTCTACAAGTCCGGGATTAATTGCCATTACCTTAATTCCATAAGGGTTAAGGTCCAGTCGCATGCCTTTTGTTATGGCATCCACTGCATGTTTTGATCCACAGTATACATTGCCTTTGGGATAAACTTCTTTTCCTGCAGTGGAACCAATATTGATAATTTGTCCTCGTTTTCTTTCCACCATTCCCGGGATGATCTTTTTAGAAACATAGAGCAATCCTTTTACATTAATGTCCATCATGGCATCCCAGTCCTCTTCGCTTCCATCTTGAATAAAGTCAAGTCCGTGGGCATTACCGGCATTATTGATTAATACTTCTATATTTTTCCATTTATCCGGCAAAGAATCAATGGCCTCATAAACGGCTTTTTTTTCCTTTACATCAAAAACCAAATAATGGTAGTCAGTATCTTTTGGAAGTTGGTTTTTTAGTTCTACTAATCTATCTTCCCTTCGCCCACAGGCAATAATGGCAAAGCCTTCCTCAGCTAAATATTTAGCGCAAGCTTTTCCTATGCCGGAGCTCGCACCGGTTATGAATGCAATTTTCTTTTCCATTAGGGAAGTTAAAATTTTTCCCCTAAGATTAAAAATCTATGGGCCGGCAATGCTAATACCCTACTGAAAATTTAAGTAAATGGTGATAGATTTTCTTTTGATGGATGAAATGGCTCCTGTCATTCGTTCATCTGAATATCCCTCTTGGTACAAGTTCATTAAGCCATGAGAAAAGCGGATTTCCGGAGAAAATTTAAAAAATTTAAAATATAAGTCAAAGCCCATACCCATTTCTAAAGCCACATCGGAACCTTTTAGTGCGACCGGATCTTCATTGGCTTCTTCTTGATTTTTTGTTCTAAACTGCCCATTGAGCCCACCAATGAAAAACATTCGGGTATTGTTAAAACGTTGAGATTTGTATTTAAGCAATAAAGGAATTTCTACAAGTGTTTCTTCTGTAAGAAGTGGAACAGCGTTTATTCCCACCCCATTGATAGCATCTGGATCATCGGTAAACAGCTGTAGTTCAGTACGGTATTCATAAAACCCAACTTTGGGTGTAAACATTAGGTTAAATTGATCGTGTAATCTGGCCGTTACCAAAAAACCCAAGGCAAAGCCGGGAGAAAAACTCGGCATTATAGCCCTAACCTTATCAAGGTTAGGATAATCGGGGTTGAGAAAATTATCTGCGTACTTTATTCGTAGCGAACTGTTATGTGCCGCAAGGAAAAAGCCATAGGAAAGCGGTTCATTATCACTTCCCGATGGATTAAAAATAAAACTTTTCTGCTGTGCTTTTACCAAATTGTTTTGGAAAAAGAGGAGCACTAAAGAAAATAGAATTACTTTATACCAACGTATATTGAGCTTATGCCAAATGTGAGCGTTTTGCATTGCGTTTTTTTGAAACCTACCCTTTCAAGAATATTAATAAAATCATTTCCATCAGGAAAAGCCTTTACCGATTCGGGCAAATAGGTATAGGCTGAATTATCCTTTGAGACGATTTTACCAATTTGAGGTAAAATATATTTAAAATAAAAGGAATAAGCTTGTTTCATCGGGAATTTTTTTGGTGTTGAAAATTCCAAAATCACTGTTTTACCCCCGGGTTTTAATACCCTGTACATATCTGCCAATCCTTTTTCAAGGTTTTCGAAGTTCCTAACCCCAAATGAAACGATGACAGCGTCAAACTTATTTTCTTCAAAGAGTAACTTTTCTGAATCTCCCATCTGTAATTCAATTAGGTGATCCAGTTTTTTCTGCTTCATTTTCTTTCGCCCCTCATTGAGCATACCTTCAGAGATATCTACACCGATAATCTTTTCAGGTTTCAAAGCCAAGGCCTCTATTGCGAAGTCACCTGTACCGGTGGCAATATCTAAAATTAGCTTTGGTTTATCTTCCTGCAACATTTTTATGGCTTTCTTTCGCCAGATAATGTCTATGCCTAGGCTAAGAACGTGATTTAGCAAATCGTAATTTTTGCTAATGTTATTAAACATATTGGCAACTTGTTGCTTTTTGCCTTCTTTTTGATTTTTGTACGGAACTACTGACATGGCTTCTTATTTCAATACAATATTACTAAGTAAACTTGAGCAATGGAAAATTGTTAATGAATTAATGGTTTGGAGACCTTTCAGGAATTTACTTACCTTTGCAAGAAAAAAGAGCTATGTTGAAGAATGCACGCTTTTTAATGAGTAATTCAGACCATACTAAGTGCCCGGCACCAACGAAGCCGGAGTTTGCTTTTATTGGTAGATCCAATGTTGGTAAAAGCTCGCTTATTAACATGCTAACCAATCACAAACACTTGGCTAAAACCTCTGGTAAGCCTGGTAAAACGCAGTTAATCAATCATTTTGAAATTGATTCACGCTGGTATATGGTCGATCTTCCGGGTTATGGATTTGCCAAAGCGAATAAAAAACTGAAAGCCGAATGGAATAAGATGATTCGAAATTACCTAACCGAAAGGGAAAATTTGGTTTCAGTATTTGTTTTGATTGATAGTCGACTTAACCCACAAGCGATAGATATCGAATTTATTACTTGGTGTGGTCAGTTGGAATTGCCGGTTACATTGATTTTTACCAAGGCAGACAAGCAATCCCAATCAAAAACTTCAGATAATGTGCATCGATTTCTCGATGAGATGGAAAAAATGTTTGTTGAAGCACCGGAGTTTTTCGTAACCTCTGCCATGACAAGTGTAGGTAGAGAAGAATTAAGCCAATTTATAGAAGAAAACGTATCTGAATATTATGAGGAGGGGTAAACACCCCGATCTTTCTTGAGATAATCATATATTTGCAGCCAATAAAAAAATAACTATCATGGAATTTAAAGACATTGCCACTGTTGCTGGAAAACCAGGTTTATATAAAGTGTTGAAGCCCAGTAGAAGTGGGGTTATCCTTGAATCTTTGGATGAAAAAAAGGGTAAACTAGTAGTAGGCGCCGCCCAGCGGGTTTCTTTACTGAGTGAAATATCCATTTATACCCTTACGGAAGAAGGAGCTTCTCCTTTACAGGATATTATGGTGAAAATTGAAAAGGAATTCCAAGGTGATACAGGTTTGGAAGGAGCTGACAAAGAAGAATACCAAGCATTTATGAAACATATCCTGCCTGAATTTGACGAAGATCGGGTTTATGCTTCTGATGTTAAAAAACTGATCAACTGGTACCATATTATTCGTACTCAATGTCCTGAGGTCTTGGATGAAGAGACTGGAAAGGAAGACAACAAAACTGAGGAAGAAGAAAAATAATAGGCATGAATTCATCCCTTGATAATTCATGCCTTATCAAGACAGTTGCAGTAGATTTAAATAATTTACTGCAATTGCCTGATCTACCGGAAGAAATTGACAGAGAGGGCTTGGCAAGAGCCATTGAGCCGGTTATTGCTCACTTGCTCAGTCATGAATTTGAAAGATTTCTCCAGCTATGTTATCGTTTTGACCTTGGGGAAGGAAAAGTGAAAACAATATTAAATACCTGTCCTCCTGAGGAAGTTTCATTTCAAATGTCACTTGCAATAATTGATCGCCAAATGTTAAAGGTTATCCTTCGCAAGAAATACAGCGACTATTAATTGTTTTAAGCAAATTGCTATATAGGTCCCTGAATCAGCTTTTCAAAACTTCTTCTAACTTTTTCACCATGTTGGTAGACCCTATAAAAAAAGGTGTACGTTGGTGTAAACTTTCCGGTTGAATGTCTAAAATTCGATTTTTTCCATCAGAGGCCATACCACCTACTTGTTCTGCTATGAATGCCAGGGCATTGGCTTCATAAATTAACCTTATTTTTCCGTTTTTAGCTTGGTTGGTGGCAGGATAGAGGTAAATTCCTCCTTTGAGTAAATTTCTATGGAAATCTGCTACCAAACTTCCGATGTACCTTGCTGAAGCACCCTGACGTTTACAACTTTCTAAATAGGAGAGAATATTTGGGTTGATCATTGGTGTAAGCCCTTCATTCATGGTGAAAATATTTCCATCTTCGGGCATTTTCAGGTCTGGGTGGGAGAGAAAAAACTCGCCGAGTGACCTTTCATAAGTAAAGCCATTGGCTCCATTTCCTGTAGAATATACCAGCATGGTGGAGGAACCGTATAGCACATAGCCAGCTGCAACTTGTTCACGGCCTTTTTGCAAAACATCCTCTTCCTGTATCGGTGAACCTGAAGGAGTTACTCTCCTGTATATAGAAAAAACTGTGCCTATAGAAACATTTACGTCTATGTTTGAAGAGCCGTCTAAGGGGTCAATGGCAACCACATATTTGCCTTTGCTATTTTGTAGATCGATGACCAAATCCTCTTCTTCAGAAACGATGGCACAAACTTCTCCTCCTTTGGTGAGGGCTCTGGTAAAACGAACATCCGCAATTACATCTAATTTTTGTTGTTCTTCCCCTTGAACGTTAATTTGTCCAAAAGCTCCTGTTACATCTGACAAACCGGCCCTGCTAATTTCTCGGGAAACAATTTTTGCCGCCAAAGCAATGTCTCTCAATAGTTGGGATAATTCTCCCGAAGCAAATGGGAAATCTTCTTGTTTAC of the Cyclobacterium marinum DSM 745 genome contains:
- the porT gene encoding type IX secretion/gliding motility protein PorT/SprT, with the protein product MQNAHIWHKLNIRWYKVILFSLVLLFFQNNLVKAQQKSFIFNPSGSDNEPLSYGFFLAAHNSSLRIKYADNFLNPDYPNLDKVRAIMPSFSPGFALGFLVTARLHDQFNLMFTPKVGFYEYRTELQLFTDDPDAINGVGINAVPLLTEETLVEIPLLLKYKSQRFNNTRMFFIGGLNGQFRTKNQEEANEDPVALKGSDVALEMGMGFDLYFKFFKFSPEIRFSHGLMNLYQEGYSDERMTGAISSIKRKSITIYLNFQ
- the fbp gene encoding class 1 fructose-bisphosphatase; translation: MKTQPYKQDTQNLAYNVGVTLDRFIKSKQEDFPFASGELSQLLRDIALAAKIVSREISRAGLSDVTGAFGQINVQGEEQQKLDVIADVRFTRALTKGGEVCAIVSEEEDLVIDLQNSKGKYVVAIDPLDGSSNIDVNVSIGTVFSIYRRVTPSGSPIQEEDVLQKGREQVAAGYVLYGSSTMLVYSTGNGANGFTYERSLGEFFLSHPDLKMPEDGNIFTMNEGLTPMINPNILSYLESCKRQGASARYIGSLVADFHRNLLKGGIYLYPATNQAKNGKIRLIYEANALAFIAEQVGGMASDGKNRILDIQPESLHQRTPFFIGSTNMVKKLEEVLKS
- the ubiE gene encoding bifunctional demethylmenaquinone methyltransferase/2-methoxy-6-polyprenyl-1,4-benzoquinol methylase UbiE — encoded protein: MSVVPYKNQKEGKKQQVANMFNNISKNYDLLNHVLSLGIDIIWRKKAIKMLQEDKPKLILDIATGTGDFAIEALALKPEKIIGVDISEGMLNEGRKKMKQKKLDHLIELQMGDSEKLLFEENKFDAVIVSFGVRNFENLEKGLADMYRVLKPGGKTVILEFSTPKKFPMKQAYSFYFKYILPQIGKIVSKDNSAYTYLPESVKAFPDGNDFINILERVGFKKTQCKTLTFGISSIYVGIK
- a CDS encoding M15 family metallopeptidase, translated to MIKTITFLVMVLSLTACREGRNETSNQITAGKLQEIESTESISANLDQKDSIPITGELEKRLMNAGLLNVQKEIPGVFVDLRYSTTNNFFGKDVYGELTNCYLQPEVIEMLKIVHNSLQKTHPSLTLLIYDGVRPQSVQQILWDELDKPDSIKPLYVANPQKGSLHNFGVAVDLTLAKSNTGETLDMGTDFDFFGYPAYPDREEQMLKEGKITALQVENRQLLRKIMTEAGFKGIGSEWWHFNAYSRKIAKEKFDIVK
- a CDS encoding SDR family NAD(P)-dependent oxidoreductase, which translates into the protein MEKKIAFITGASSGIGKACAKYLAEEGFAIIACGRREDRLVELKNQLPKDTDYHYLVFDVKEKKAVYEAIDSLPDKWKNIEVLINNAGNAHGLDFIQDGSEEDWDAMMDINVKGLLYVSKKIIPGMVERKRGQIINIGSTAGKEVYPKGNVYCGSKHAVDAITKGMRLDLNPYGIKVMAINPGLVDTEFSMVRFKGDKDKAENVYKGFSPLKAEDIADVVRFAVTRPPHVVLADVIVLPTAQASTNLLHKEE
- the yihA gene encoding ribosome biogenesis GTP-binding protein YihA/YsxC; this encodes MLKNARFLMSNSDHTKCPAPTKPEFAFIGRSNVGKSSLINMLTNHKHLAKTSGKPGKTQLINHFEIDSRWYMVDLPGYGFAKANKKLKAEWNKMIRNYLTERENLVSVFVLIDSRLNPQAIDIEFITWCGQLELPVTLIFTKADKQSQSKTSDNVHRFLDEMEKMFVEAPEFFVTSAMTSVGREELSQFIEENVSEYYEEG
- a CDS encoding DUF5606 family protein, coding for MEFKDIATVAGKPGLYKVLKPSRSGVILESLDEKKGKLVVGAAQRVSLLSEISIYTLTEEGASPLQDIMVKIEKEFQGDTGLEGADKEEYQAFMKHILPEFDEDRVYASDVKKLINWYHIIRTQCPEVLDEETGKEDNKTEEEEK